The Caminicella sporogenes DSM 14501 region TTTTAAAACCAATACTGTCTAAATACAATGTACCACTTATTATAAATACTAACCTTGAAGTTGCAAAATCATTAAATGCAGATGGATTTCACATAGGTTTTCAAAATATCAAAAATAAAAAAATTGAGTTTAAAGGAATATTAGGAATATCTGTTCACAATTTAGAAGAAGCTATTGCAGCAGAAAATCTTGGAGCAGATTATCTATTAGCTGGTCATATTTATAAAACAGATTGCAAAAAAGGATTAAAACCTAAAGGAATTAAGTTAATCAAAGATATAAAAGCAAATGTCAATATCCCTGTAATAGCTTTAGGTGGTATAAATGAAAAAAATGCTCCTGAAGTTATTTCAGCAGGAGCCGATGGAATAGCTGTAATGTCATATATAATGAGTTCTAAATTCCCCTACTTATCTGCTAAAATACTAAAATCGGCAATAACCTTAAAATAAATATTCTTAAAAAGAAAAAAACAAAGACTTCTATTCATCTTTGTTTTTTTCTTTTTTAATTTTTTCTAATCTATCAAGAATAATGTTATATCCATCAGCTCCATAATGAATACATCTATTTACTCTACTTATAGTTGCTGTACTAGCTCCAGTTATATCTTCTATCTCATGATACGTCTTATTTTCCCTAAGAAGTTTTGCAACTTGAAGCCTTTGAGAAATAGATTGTAATTCCTTAATCGTACATATATCTTCAAAAAATCTATAACATTCTTCTCGATTTCTCAAAAGTAAAATTGCCTCAAATAATTCGTCTAAAAATTCTGAAGAAAGTTTGGAATTATACACCATAATTTTTTCACTCCTATATGATATTTTAACCATATTTTTTATTTAAATATATTTTATATTACAAAACATCTTTTTTAAATATATATAACCAAAATTTTCTGAATTAATATTTTCTGCAGTTTTAGAAATAATATAAATGTATAACTTTTAAATTTTATATACTAGCTATAATCTGTGTATTTAAATTATAAGGAGTGAAAATATGAATAAATTTAAAAATAAAATTAATAAAGACAAAAAATATTTTGGGGCTCAAGACGCAATGAACTTAATTGATAAAACATATAATTCTTCTAATTATCCAATCATTGAAAAAACACAAAACGCCTATGTAATGCCGCTATCTATGAAGCGAGATGTAGATGCTATTGACAGTACAAAATTTTACAGCGAAATAAATAATAATTCAAAATAGCTTCAAAACTCCCTCAAATTTTGAGGGAGTTTTTCAAATTTGTTAAATTATAAAAAATTTTAGATTTTTTAGGATTTAATGGCAGGATTTTTCACCTATTTGTAGAAGATTTATTTTATATTTAATTTTTTAAATTAAAAAAGAAAGGGTCTAGCAAAATGAAAAAGAAATTTGATGTAGAAACGTTCATAACTCACATTTTAAAAATATTTAAAAAACATTTGGAAATAGACAAAAAACAAGATGCTATTTTAAGATATTCTTTAAGACTATTGATAAGCAGTATTTTAGCATATGCATTTGCACTTTTGCCTGCATTATTTTTTGGGACTTTTAAACATGTCTTAATAACTATGCTTACTTTTTCCACACTTAGAGTCTTTTCCGGTGGAGCTCACTGTTCATGCATGTTAAATTGTGCAATAACCGGTTCTATTTTAGCGAACATTTTAGGACTCTTAAATAAATATATAA contains the following coding sequences:
- the thiE gene encoding thiamine phosphate synthase, whose amino-acid sequence is MLYLITNRKIIKQGNLYSIVESAVIGGIDRVILREKDLSYEKLLLTASILKPILSKYNVPLIINTNLEVAKSLNADGFHIGFQNIKNKKIEFKGILGISVHNLEEAIAAENLGADYLLAGHIYKTDCKKGLKPKGIKLIKDIKANVNIPVIALGGINEKNAPEVISAGADGIAVMSYIMSSKFPYLSAKILKSAITLK
- a CDS encoding YerC/YecD family TrpR-related protein, whose product is MVYNSKLSSEFLDELFEAILLLRNREECYRFFEDICTIKELQSISQRLQVAKLLRENKTYHEIEDITGASTATISRVNRCIHYGADGYNIILDRLEKIKKEKNKDE